The proteins below come from a single Salvelinus fontinalis isolate EN_2023a unplaced genomic scaffold, ASM2944872v1 scaffold_0694, whole genome shotgun sequence genomic window:
- the LOC129847069 gene encoding GMP reductase 1-like isoform X1, which translates to MPRIDVDVKLDFKDVLFRPKRSSLKSRSEVDLRRTFTFRNSKQSYHGIPIIAANMDTTGTFEMAQVLSKQTLFTAMQKHYTVEEWKAFAAKFPECLEHLHPSNPGCSLTLLPRPPQHVAVSSGSGQADLEKLCSVLETVSDIRFICLDVANGYSEHFVEFVKTVRGRFPQHTIMAGNVVTGEMVEELILAGADIIKVGIGPGSVCTTRIKTGVGYPQLSAVIECADSAHGLKGHIISDGGCSCPGDVAKAFGAGADFVMLGGMLAGHDQCAGEVIEKNGRKVKLFYGMSSDTAMKKHVGGVAEYRSNNTHLSVRGQDGGGTVQGGCRGHHQGHSGWSALHLHLRRSCQTEGAQSQDHLYQSHTAGQPHVHIVVNRRTDEQTDRIFLVAV; encoded by the exons ATGCCCAGGATAGACGTGGATGTGAAGCTGGACTTTAAAGATGTCCTGTTCAGACCCAAGAGAAGCAGCCTGAAGAGCAGGTCAGAG GTGGACCTACGGAGGACGTTCACGTTCCGTAATTCCAAGCAGAGTTACCATGGCATCCCCATCATCGCTGCCAACATGGACACCACGGGCACCTTTGAGATGGCACAGGTCCTCAGCAAG CAAACTCTCTTCACCGCCATGCAGAAGCACTACACTGTGGAGGAGTGGAAGGCTTTTGCAGCCAAGTTTCCAGAATGTTTGGAG CACCTCCATCCTTCCAACCCTGGTTGTTCTCTCACACTGCTGCCCCGTCCCCCTCAGCACGTAGCGGTCAGCTCAGGCAGCGGTCAAGCCGACCTGGAGAAGCTGTGCAGCGTCCTGGAGACCGTCTCTGACATCAGATTCATCTGTCTGGACGTGGCCAACGGCTATTCTGAACACTTTGTGGAGTTTGTCAAAACCGTCAGGGGGAGGTTTCCCCAACATACTATCATG GCTGGCAACGTGGTGACTGGAGAGATGGTGGAGGAGCTGATCCTGGCAGGAGCTGACATCATTAAAGTGGGTATTGGGCCAG GTTCTGTGTGTACGACGCGTATTAAGACGGGAGTGGGATACCCCCAGCTCAGTGCTGTCATCGAGTGTGCAGACTCTGCCCACGGCCTGAAGGGTCACATCATCTCA GATGGCGGCTGCAGCTGTCCTGGCGATGTGGCTAAGGCATTTG GCGCTGGAGCTGATTTTGTGATGCTGGGGGGCATGCTGGCTGGCCACGACCAGTGTGCCGGGGAGGTCATTGAGAAGAATGGCAGAAAGGTCAAGCTGTTCTATGGGATGAGCTCTGACACGGCCATGAAGAAACATGTCGGGGGGGTGGCAGAGTACAGGTCAAATAATACTCATTTA aGCGTCAGAGGGCAGGACGGTGGAGGTACCGTACAGGGGGGATGTAGAGGCCACCATCAGGGACATTCTGGGTGGTCTGCGCTCCACCTGCACCTACGTAGGAGCTGCCAAACTGAAGGAGCTCAGTCGCAGGACCACCTTTATCAGAGTCACACAGCAGGCCAGCCACATGTTCACATAGTAGTAAATAGACGGACGgacgaacagacagacaggatctttCTTGTGGCTGTTTAG
- the LOC129847069 gene encoding GMP reductase 1-like isoform X2: MPRIDVDVKLDFKDVLFRPKRSSLKSRSEVDLRRTFTFRNSKQSYHGIPIIAANMDTTGTFEMAQVLSKQTLFTAMQKHYTVEEWKAFAAKFPECLEHVAVSSGSGQADLEKLCSVLETVSDIRFICLDVANGYSEHFVEFVKTVRGRFPQHTIMAGNVVTGEMVEELILAGADIIKVGIGPGSVCTTRIKTGVGYPQLSAVIECADSAHGLKGHIISDGGCSCPGDVAKAFGAGADFVMLGGMLAGHDQCAGEVIEKNGRKVKLFYGMSSDTAMKKHVGGVAEYRSNNTHLSVRGQDGGGTVQGGCRGHHQGHSGWSALHLHLRRSCQTEGAQSQDHLYQSHTAGQPHVHIVVNRRTDEQTDRIFLVAV; the protein is encoded by the exons ATGCCCAGGATAGACGTGGATGTGAAGCTGGACTTTAAAGATGTCCTGTTCAGACCCAAGAGAAGCAGCCTGAAGAGCAGGTCAGAG GTGGACCTACGGAGGACGTTCACGTTCCGTAATTCCAAGCAGAGTTACCATGGCATCCCCATCATCGCTGCCAACATGGACACCACGGGCACCTTTGAGATGGCACAGGTCCTCAGCAAG CAAACTCTCTTCACCGCCATGCAGAAGCACTACACTGTGGAGGAGTGGAAGGCTTTTGCAGCCAAGTTTCCAGAATGTTTGGAG CACGTAGCGGTCAGCTCAGGCAGCGGTCAAGCCGACCTGGAGAAGCTGTGCAGCGTCCTGGAGACCGTCTCTGACATCAGATTCATCTGTCTGGACGTGGCCAACGGCTATTCTGAACACTTTGTGGAGTTTGTCAAAACCGTCAGGGGGAGGTTTCCCCAACATACTATCATG GCTGGCAACGTGGTGACTGGAGAGATGGTGGAGGAGCTGATCCTGGCAGGAGCTGACATCATTAAAGTGGGTATTGGGCCAG GTTCTGTGTGTACGACGCGTATTAAGACGGGAGTGGGATACCCCCAGCTCAGTGCTGTCATCGAGTGTGCAGACTCTGCCCACGGCCTGAAGGGTCACATCATCTCA GATGGCGGCTGCAGCTGTCCTGGCGATGTGGCTAAGGCATTTG GCGCTGGAGCTGATTTTGTGATGCTGGGGGGCATGCTGGCTGGCCACGACCAGTGTGCCGGGGAGGTCATTGAGAAGAATGGCAGAAAGGTCAAGCTGTTCTATGGGATGAGCTCTGACACGGCCATGAAGAAACATGTCGGGGGGGTGGCAGAGTACAGGTCAAATAATACTCATTTA aGCGTCAGAGGGCAGGACGGTGGAGGTACCGTACAGGGGGGATGTAGAGGCCACCATCAGGGACATTCTGGGTGGTCTGCGCTCCACCTGCACCTACGTAGGAGCTGCCAAACTGAAGGAGCTCAGTCGCAGGACCACCTTTATCAGAGTCACACAGCAGGCCAGCCACATGTTCACATAGTAGTAAATAGACGGACGgacgaacagacagacaggatctttCTTGTGGCTGTTTAG
- the LOC129847069 gene encoding GMP reductase 1-like isoform X3: MPRIDVDVKLDFKDVLFRPKRSSLKSRSEVDLRRTFTFRNSKQSYHGIPIIAANMDTTGTFEMAQVLSKQTLFTAMQKHYTVEEWKAFAAKFPECLEHLHPSNPGCSLTLLPRPPQHVAVSSGSGQADLEKLCSVLETVSDIRFICLDVANGYSEHFVEFVKTVRGRFPQHTIMAGNVVTGEMVEELILAGADIIKVGIGPGSVCTTRIKTGVGYPQLSAVIECADSAHGLKGHIISDGGCSCPGDVAKAFGAGADFVMLGGMLAGHDQCAGEVIEKNGRKVKLFYGMSSDTAMKKHVGGVAEYRASEGRTVEVPYRGDVEATIRDILGGLRSTCTYVGAAKLKELSRRTTFIRVTQQASHMFT; this comes from the exons ATGCCCAGGATAGACGTGGATGTGAAGCTGGACTTTAAAGATGTCCTGTTCAGACCCAAGAGAAGCAGCCTGAAGAGCAGGTCAGAG GTGGACCTACGGAGGACGTTCACGTTCCGTAATTCCAAGCAGAGTTACCATGGCATCCCCATCATCGCTGCCAACATGGACACCACGGGCACCTTTGAGATGGCACAGGTCCTCAGCAAG CAAACTCTCTTCACCGCCATGCAGAAGCACTACACTGTGGAGGAGTGGAAGGCTTTTGCAGCCAAGTTTCCAGAATGTTTGGAG CACCTCCATCCTTCCAACCCTGGTTGTTCTCTCACACTGCTGCCCCGTCCCCCTCAGCACGTAGCGGTCAGCTCAGGCAGCGGTCAAGCCGACCTGGAGAAGCTGTGCAGCGTCCTGGAGACCGTCTCTGACATCAGATTCATCTGTCTGGACGTGGCCAACGGCTATTCTGAACACTTTGTGGAGTTTGTCAAAACCGTCAGGGGGAGGTTTCCCCAACATACTATCATG GCTGGCAACGTGGTGACTGGAGAGATGGTGGAGGAGCTGATCCTGGCAGGAGCTGACATCATTAAAGTGGGTATTGGGCCAG GTTCTGTGTGTACGACGCGTATTAAGACGGGAGTGGGATACCCCCAGCTCAGTGCTGTCATCGAGTGTGCAGACTCTGCCCACGGCCTGAAGGGTCACATCATCTCA GATGGCGGCTGCAGCTGTCCTGGCGATGTGGCTAAGGCATTTG GCGCTGGAGCTGATTTTGTGATGCTGGGGGGCATGCTGGCTGGCCACGACCAGTGTGCCGGGGAGGTCATTGAGAAGAATGGCAGAAAGGTCAAGCTGTTCTATGGGATGAGCTCTGACACGGCCATGAAGAAACATGTCGGGGGGGTGGCAGAGTACAG aGCGTCAGAGGGCAGGACGGTGGAGGTACCGTACAGGGGGGATGTAGAGGCCACCATCAGGGACATTCTGGGTGGTCTGCGCTCCACCTGCACCTACGTAGGAGCTGCCAAACTGAAGGAGCTCAGTCGCAGGACCACCTTTATCAGAGTCACACAGCAGGCCAGCCACATGTTCACATAG
- the LOC129847069 gene encoding GMP reductase 1-like isoform X4: MPRIDVDVKLDFKDVLFRPKRSSLKSRSEVDLRRTFTFRNSKQSYHGIPIIAANMDTTGTFEMAQVLSKQTLFTAMQKHYTVEEWKAFAAKFPECLEHVAVSSGSGQADLEKLCSVLETVSDIRFICLDVANGYSEHFVEFVKTVRGRFPQHTIMAGNVVTGEMVEELILAGADIIKVGIGPGSVCTTRIKTGVGYPQLSAVIECADSAHGLKGHIISDGGCSCPGDVAKAFGAGADFVMLGGMLAGHDQCAGEVIEKNGRKVKLFYGMSSDTAMKKHVGGVAEYRASEGRTVEVPYRGDVEATIRDILGGLRSTCTYVGAAKLKELSRRTTFIRVTQQASHMFT; the protein is encoded by the exons ATGCCCAGGATAGACGTGGATGTGAAGCTGGACTTTAAAGATGTCCTGTTCAGACCCAAGAGAAGCAGCCTGAAGAGCAGGTCAGAG GTGGACCTACGGAGGACGTTCACGTTCCGTAATTCCAAGCAGAGTTACCATGGCATCCCCATCATCGCTGCCAACATGGACACCACGGGCACCTTTGAGATGGCACAGGTCCTCAGCAAG CAAACTCTCTTCACCGCCATGCAGAAGCACTACACTGTGGAGGAGTGGAAGGCTTTTGCAGCCAAGTTTCCAGAATGTTTGGAG CACGTAGCGGTCAGCTCAGGCAGCGGTCAAGCCGACCTGGAGAAGCTGTGCAGCGTCCTGGAGACCGTCTCTGACATCAGATTCATCTGTCTGGACGTGGCCAACGGCTATTCTGAACACTTTGTGGAGTTTGTCAAAACCGTCAGGGGGAGGTTTCCCCAACATACTATCATG GCTGGCAACGTGGTGACTGGAGAGATGGTGGAGGAGCTGATCCTGGCAGGAGCTGACATCATTAAAGTGGGTATTGGGCCAG GTTCTGTGTGTACGACGCGTATTAAGACGGGAGTGGGATACCCCCAGCTCAGTGCTGTCATCGAGTGTGCAGACTCTGCCCACGGCCTGAAGGGTCACATCATCTCA GATGGCGGCTGCAGCTGTCCTGGCGATGTGGCTAAGGCATTTG GCGCTGGAGCTGATTTTGTGATGCTGGGGGGCATGCTGGCTGGCCACGACCAGTGTGCCGGGGAGGTCATTGAGAAGAATGGCAGAAAGGTCAAGCTGTTCTATGGGATGAGCTCTGACACGGCCATGAAGAAACATGTCGGGGGGGTGGCAGAGTACAG aGCGTCAGAGGGCAGGACGGTGGAGGTACCGTACAGGGGGGATGTAGAGGCCACCATCAGGGACATTCTGGGTGGTCTGCGCTCCACCTGCACCTACGTAGGAGCTGCCAAACTGAAGGAGCTCAGTCGCAGGACCACCTTTATCAGAGTCACACAGCAGGCCAGCCACATGTTCACATAG